The following proteins are encoded in a genomic region of Actinomadura sp. NAK00032:
- a CDS encoding peroxiredoxin — MLEIGSTMPDVLLEDTDGRDVRLSDYQGRSAVLIYFMRSTSCPVCNRHVQDLVRSWDEVAGADVQVLVALPAAREEAVAWKDKRRVPFPVLVGREGTPHEMLGLSRKVFGSMQQSGSVLFDRQGVIRHSNVATMPTSGYDKKGIIAAVQALRD, encoded by the coding sequence ATGCTCGAAATTGGGTCGACCATGCCCGATGTCCTGTTGGAGGACACCGACGGTCGGGATGTTCGCCTCTCTGACTACCAGGGGCGCAGTGCCGTGCTGATCTATTTCATGCGGTCGACCTCATGCCCCGTCTGCAACAGGCACGTCCAAGACCTGGTTCGGTCTTGGGATGAGGTCGCGGGTGCCGATGTGCAGGTGCTCGTCGCGCTTCCGGCCGCTCGGGAGGAAGCCGTCGCATGGAAGGACAAGCGCCGGGTCCCGTTCCCCGTCCTGGTGGGACGTGAGGGCACCCCGCACGAGATGCTCGGGCTGAGCAGGAAGGTCTTCGGCTCGATGCAGCAGTCGGGCAGCGTCCTCTTCGATCGCCAGGGCGTCATACGCCACTCCAATGTCGCCACTATGCCCACCAGTGGATACGACAAGAAGGGGATCATCGCCGCCGTCCAGGCACTCAGGGATTAG
- a CDS encoding ATP-binding protein, whose translation MPSLAGAAVDPTHPGKAPADGASTEGNRDDQLWLVDVPGVTNAVSLLRRWIRLLLTDDTALTEAFELILSEYATNALWHSASGAPGGRIRAELCVSGRQTCLTVLDDGPAPSRIDQETDPVEHGRGLILAEAYADETGHYDSVDGHAAWALINR comes from the coding sequence GTGCCGAGCCTGGCTGGCGCTGCGGTCGACCCCACACACCCCGGGAAAGCTCCCGCCGACGGTGCGAGCACCGAAGGCAACAGAGACGATCAACTCTGGCTCGTTGACGTCCCTGGCGTCACCAACGCGGTGTCCCTGCTGCGTCGTTGGATCCGACTGCTCCTTACTGACGACACGGCACTGACCGAGGCGTTCGAGTTGATCCTCAGCGAATACGCCACGAACGCGCTGTGGCACTCGGCCAGTGGCGCGCCCGGCGGCCGGATCAGGGCTGAACTCTGCGTCAGCGGCCGGCAGACGTGCCTCACCGTGCTGGACGACGGTCCCGCCCCTAGCCGCATCGACCAGGAGACGGATCCCGTCGAACACGGCCGCGGGCTGATCCTCGCGGAGGCGTACGCCGACGAGACCGGTCACTACGACAGCGTCGACGGCCACGCCGCCTGGGCGCTGATCAACCGCTGA
- a CDS encoding helix-turn-helix transcriptional regulator — protein MELRQLREAAGLTGDQVTERLGWYGAKVSRIENGRISVPWSDVVDLLDLYGVGDPAARAALVQLAKAARQKEWWQPYSDMLSKNARTYIGLESAAESLRTYQPSSVPGLLQTAEYARAIIMRAGPLTLGEDEIERRLSLRMKRQAVVTEAGSLRLWAVLDEAALHREIGGLDVMHEQLMHLVEMAHNPGVDIQVMPFSAGPHASLSGMIGVFSFPGQDPDVAYVDTVPGTLFLERAADVQATSTAFQHLSATALSPAASVDLIEDMARRHRTG, from the coding sequence ATGGAACTCCGTCAGTTGCGCGAGGCGGCGGGACTCACGGGTGACCAGGTCACGGAGCGCCTGGGCTGGTACGGAGCGAAGGTCTCGCGGATCGAGAACGGGCGGATCTCCGTCCCGTGGTCGGACGTCGTAGATCTCCTCGATCTCTACGGGGTGGGCGATCCCGCCGCTCGTGCGGCGCTCGTCCAGTTGGCCAAGGCGGCGAGGCAGAAGGAGTGGTGGCAGCCGTACAGCGACATGCTGAGCAAGAACGCCCGGACCTACATCGGCCTGGAGTCGGCGGCCGAGTCGCTCCGGACGTACCAGCCGTCTTCGGTTCCAGGGCTGCTCCAAACCGCCGAGTACGCGCGAGCGATCATCATGCGCGCTGGTCCGTTGACCTTGGGAGAGGACGAGATCGAACGCCGGCTCAGCCTCCGCATGAAGCGGCAAGCCGTCGTCACCGAGGCGGGCAGTCTCCGGCTCTGGGCCGTGCTGGACGAGGCGGCGCTCCACCGCGAGATCGGTGGCCTCGATGTCATGCACGAGCAACTTATGCACCTGGTGGAGATGGCTCACAACCCGGGGGTCGACATCCAGGTCATGCCGTTCAGTGCCGGACCGCATGCTTCGCTAAGCGGCATGATCGGCGTCTTCAGCTTTCCCGGTCAGGACCCGGACGTCGCCTATGTCGACACCGTCCCGGGCACTCTCTTTCTAGAACGTGCGGCCGATGTTCAGGCTACGAGCACCGCATTCCAGCATCTCAGCGCGACCGCGCTCAGCCCTGCGGCATCCGTCGACCTGATCGAAGACATGGCCCGCCGCCACCGGACCGGGTAG
- a CDS encoding RNA polymerase sigma factor, which produces MSAQVIEAAQAGDRESITAVVYGAHSHVRRFAERLCASPQDAEDAAQEALIILYRKIGTLRATGALASWMFRIVRHECLRRARLLVERHDGVEHDLAASAEDEAIRRLEASLVAQAIQELPEVQRRVLIMRDILGYPGRTVADALGLSNAAMKSHLHRARSKVRVGLSDGAGSAEGPRSSSIS; this is translated from the coding sequence GTGAGTGCGCAGGTCATCGAGGCGGCGCAGGCGGGTGATCGCGAGTCGATCACCGCGGTGGTCTATGGCGCTCATTCGCATGTACGGCGGTTCGCCGAGCGGCTCTGCGCGTCGCCGCAGGATGCCGAAGACGCTGCTCAGGAAGCGCTGATCATCCTGTACCGGAAGATCGGCACACTGCGGGCGACCGGCGCGTTGGCATCGTGGATGTTCCGGATCGTCCGGCACGAGTGTCTGCGCCGCGCCCGGCTGCTGGTCGAGCGTCATGACGGGGTCGAACATGATCTGGCGGCGTCCGCTGAGGATGAGGCCATCCGGCGTCTCGAAGCTTCGCTGGTCGCGCAGGCGATCCAGGAGTTGCCGGAGGTTCAGCGCAGGGTGCTGATCATGCGAGACATCTTGGGGTACCCGGGGCGGACGGTCGCGGACGCGCTCGGTTTGAGCAACGCGGCGATGAAGTCCCACCTGCACCGGGCCCGCAGCAAGGTGCGGGTCGGGCTGAGCGACGGGGCCGGCTCCGCTGAGGGCCCTCGTTCTTCGTCGATCAGCTGA
- a CDS encoding DUF397 domain-containing protein, translating into MIPDFCQASWTKSTRSQQTTDQCVELAGASGYVAVRDSKDPDGFKLVFTGQAWRRFSRQIKAGAFDPS; encoded by the coding sequence ATGATTCCGGACTTTTGCCAAGCTTCTTGGACCAAGAGCACACGCAGCCAGCAGACGACGGACCAGTGCGTCGAGCTGGCTGGTGCCAGTGGCTACGTGGCCGTACGGGACTCCAAGGATCCGGATGGTTTCAAGCTCGTGTTCACAGGTCAGGCCTGGCGAAGGTTCAGCCGTCAGATCAAGGCCGGCGCTTTCGATCCGAGTTGA